From Candidatus Eremiobacterota bacterium, the proteins below share one genomic window:
- a CDS encoding acyl-CoA dehydrogenase encodes MEFTLNEEQRMLQDMVREFAQEKIAPKAAEHDAACTFPSENIKAMAELGLMGVTIPDEYGGAGMDTLSYCIAIEEIARACASTAVIMAVHNSLIGNVIYTFGTDGQKKKYLADVASGKKLGAYALTEPNAGSDAAHIETLVRKEGDHYILDGTKTFITSSVAADLFIVYGTMDRSLGSRGICCFIVERDTPGFKVGKKEEMMGMRASGTSQLIFEGCRVPAENLVGAECEGFKVCMGALDVGRLGIAAQAVGISQAAFDASLRYSQERKQFGQPICNFQMVQAMLVQMATETEAARLMVYRTAWLKDQGESFSKEASMAKLFASDTAVRTTINAVQVHGGYGYTKEYPLERYLRDAKVTQIYEGTSEVQKLVIARQLLKK; translated from the coding sequence ATGGAGTTTACCCTCAATGAAGAGCAAAGAATGCTGCAGGACATGGTGCGGGAGTTCGCTCAGGAAAAGATAGCGCCAAAAGCCGCCGAGCATGACGCCGCATGCACCTTCCCCTCGGAGAACATCAAGGCCATGGCGGAGCTGGGCCTTATGGGCGTCACCATACCCGATGAGTACGGCGGGGCGGGGATGGATACGCTCAGTTACTGTATTGCCATAGAGGAGATCGCGAGGGCCTGCGCTTCCACGGCGGTGATAATGGCGGTCCATAACTCCCTTATAGGGAACGTGATCTATACCTTCGGCACCGACGGCCAGAAGAAAAAATATCTTGCCGACGTGGCCTCTGGCAAGAAGCTTGGAGCTTACGCCCTTACGGAGCCCAACGCCGGTTCCGATGCCGCCCACATAGAGACCCTTGTGAGGAAGGAAGGCGACCATTATATCCTTGACGGCACGAAAACCTTCATCACCAGCAGCGTGGCAGCGGACCTCTTCATCGTCTATGGCACCATGGACCGCTCCCTCGGCTCCAGAGGCATCTGCTGCTTCATCGTGGAGAGGGACACGCCCGGCTTCAAGGTGGGGAAAAAGGAGGAGATGATGGGAATGCGGGCCTCAGGGACCTCGCAGCTCATCTTCGAGGGATGCAGGGTGCCGGCGGAAAACCTCGTGGGGGCTGAGTGTGAAGGCTTCAAAGTATGCATGGGCGCGCTGGATGTGGGGAGGCTCGGCATCGCCGCCCAGGCTGTGGGCATTTCCCAGGCGGCCTTTGATGCGTCGCTCCGTTATTCCCAGGAGCGCAAGCAGTTCGGCCAGCCGATCTGCAACTTCCAGATGGTGCAGGCCATGCTGGTGCAGATGGCGACGGAGACGGAAGCCGCCCGCCTGATGGTGTACAGGACGGCATGGCTTAAAGACCAGGGTGAGAGCTTCTCCAAGGAGGCTTCAATGGCCAAGCTCTTCGCTTCAGACACGGCAGTCCGCACCACCATCAATGCCGTGCAGGTCCACGGCGGCTATGGCTACACCAAGGAATACCCCCTCGAGCGCTACCTGCGCGATGCCAAGGTGACGCAGATTTACGAGGGCACCTCGGAAGTGCAGAAACTGGTCATCGCCAGGCAGCTTTTGAAGAAATAA